AGATTAAAACAACCAGGACACTGTTGTTACAACCTGTAGATATATGAATGTCAGGCTTGCAGACCAGCTGGTGTACACAATATCTTGTTCTGTTTTGCAAGTACATCTTGTATTAAACCAACTGATATATTATCCTGCCCATGCAAATCTTCTTTCACATATATCTTTACAGCATCACAGCTGCAACCATCTTCCTACTACCACAATAAATCACCTAAAAGCCCTAAAGTCTCTTCAAAGAGCTGAGTAAGCTATATGATTTGCTAGTGCACACCATTAGCCTTGCTCTTCCCCACTTGTGTTCACAGCCAGGAGCTCTTCAAGCAtcagaaatttatttctcaCTATGTAACTGTGTACAAAGCACAGAATTATGTACTGTTTACTGATCCACTGGattgctgctcagcagcatgGACTTTTGGAATCAATCCTGACATATCACTAAGCCACTACCTTAACTTTAACCTTTGCAACTGACAAATCACAAGGAATTTGAGGTTCAACCCCTTTatcaaattattatttccttttggcAATTGTGCCATAGTAAAAATATCTGGAACACATCTGCCCTTGCACTAGCATTTACTACAATAACTGCAGGCTGAATTGTCCTTATCTTACAACACCCTAAATTGTGTCATCTGAGTTcatactttaaaacaaaaattttagggaaaaattaACAACCTGGCAATATCCAACCTGAAACACTCACACAGTCCATATGAGCAAGATGCAAGTAGTGGGAATAATTGTTCCAAAGGCACCCTTCACTTCATTTGCTCCCTGTACTGCTAGCTCAAACAGTTCTTACCATCCCCAGTTTCCCAGCTGGTCACTCATGCCAGGGCCTGGGCCATCACAACAGTTTCAGGGACCATACCATCAACCAAGTCAGGAAAGACGGTCATCttgaagagggggaaaaaaatcatattttgcaattttatttttacttttcagacATTTTGTTTCCCTGCTCTCATAGACAGTGTAGCCCCTGGGCAGTCCCACCAGCAGAGGTGAAGGCAAGCTTGAAccagaggaaatattttaattctacaGAGACGGGTATGCAGGAGCACTACAGGCTAATGCAGTGTGGCAACTGTATGTATTGATCCACATCAGCAGAGTTTATcatgcaggggaaaaaaagctggggttgtttagcctggagaaaaagaggctcagaGGGACCTTATGGCTCTCTACAATCTCCTAAAAGGAGGCTGGATCCAGGTGGGGGTCGGCCACCTCTCTCAAGTAAtgtgagaggaaatggcctcaaattaCATCAGAGGAGGCTTAGattggatatgaggaaaaatttctccaCTGAAATAGTGATAAGGAATTGGAAGAGGCTGGAAACGCCATCCCTGTAAGTCTTCAAGTGGTTTGTGGATATGGTGCTTGGAGACATCGTTTAGCGGTAATCACAGTAAATGTTACTAGTTAGACTCGGGGATCTCACAGGGCTTTTCCAACCCGAGCGATTCTACGGCAAGCACTTACCAGAAAGTCACTTGCAGAAGTTTAAAGAAGAgctttaaactgatttttaacaAATGAGATTATCAGCCTGCTCTATACAAAAGTAACTGAAAAGGAGTGATGATCAGAAATGGGGCTGCTCTCACGAACATTACAATAAAAGAGCGTTTAAAAGGGAACACTCCCAGCACCGCTGTGCCCCACGCTGTCTGAGGTGAGGATAAAACAAATGAAGGAGCCACTGAAGGCCGCGGTCCCCGAGCTCCGGCAGCGCCGCGGGCAGAGCCGGCCGAGGACAGCCCGGCGGGCAAGGCCCAGCCCTCGGAGGCTTCAGCGGGAGCCGCGACCCCGTTCCCCCACCCCGGCTGCGAGCCCCGGGCAGGTGCGGACCCGGCCCGGGCAACCCCCGGGCCCGCCTGGCCCTCCTCACGGGCCGGGCTGCCGGGGCCcagcccgccgccgccccggggccggAGCAGAGGGAGCGCTGACGGCCCCGTCCCGGCAGGCCCGCGGGCTCTGGGCAGACCCAGCGGAGCCGCCGGGAGCCGCCCCAGCCGCCGCGGCAACTTTCGCTGGCGGAGCGAGAACtcacggcccggcacggcccgccTCGCCCCACCCCGGCCCGCAGCGCCCTCCGCCGGCAGCGCCCCGCTCCCCGGGGCCGGTCGCTCTTACCTCCGGCCGCCGCGGCTCCGCCGGCCCTGCGGCCACCACCCcggggcggagcgcggcggcggccaTAGACCCGCCCCGGGGCGCGGCTCCGCCGCCTCGCCTCCTGCGGAACGCGGCGCTGTGCCCGCCCCGCTGTGCGGGCTGCGGGCCTTCGCGGGCCTTCTTCAGGAGCGACTCATGAGGCGAGGCCCAGGGGGTGCCggtggctgctcctcctgcccggCCCTTCGCCTGTGACCTGCACTGCCGGCCTTGGCTGCAGCCGCCTGCTGCCGGCATCTTCGGCCTGTGGGCATCGTGTGTGGGCATTGTATTAAAAATAAGCCAAAAATTACTCCTCGGCAGATGCCTCGCTCAGGCGGAGCAAAGGCTTGATTGTGATGCAatactgtgttttcctttctcctgtaGCAATGGTAGTTCATCCACCACTTCTCACGTGTGATAAGTGTGTGAGGTTTTATGCCAGCCTTTCCCTGGTTTAGTACTGCCTTGTAGGTGTTTTCTCGGGGGGAAAACGCTGTCTGTGTCTGTATGGTACGGCTGTCGTCTCCCAGTGGTGCAGTGTTCGCTCATTGCTGCTGATGGTACTGTCCTCACTTCCTTGGTTGTTTAGCATCCCAGAGGGGATTCAAGGCAGGGTAGCCAGTTTTTCAAATGCTCCCTCAGGtttcagtttgggttttttgtctctTGTGCTATTCTAAATGCAGTTGTACAACcttatgtatatgtgtgtgtgtgtatacatttatacatatgtatacacacacaccccttTTATGTCCTTCCATCTTGTTAAAAACAGACGCTTTACCTCTTCTCCTGGACCTATATAGTTATGGCTAGGATAGGTGATGATCGTGGGATACACACAGGGCTAGGGGCTGCAGGCAGAAGGGGTGTACCAACCATTTCTACTCTGCAATTGTCTAATTGTTATGTATGCTATTATAGCCTGAGACCAAGGGTTACACATAGATTTACTGTGGGAGTGTATTTCTTTTAGAATTTTGTGCGCCAAGAAGTATGTCTGTGCTTTCTCACTATACAAGCTGATAAGACGAAGATTCTATGCTTACCTATGAATGGCCTTCTGGTGTCTGGTTGCCTTCTCTACAGTTATTGTTGCTTGTGTTAGAAAAATTTCCTAGGAATCATTATGTGCTGACATTTGTTTGAGGGTTTTCATCTTAGAAGATAAAATTGTGCTTCGCTGATACAAATTTCCAATATAGTCTCTCTAagttatgtgatttttttccttctacatAGTTTTCCAAACCCAAACAGGAAAACTGGCATTTGAGATCAGTTTGCAGCAGCAAGGTCATTATATTCCCCTACTGCTTTTCCAAACCTGCAACAAGTTGAGAAACTTTAATGTTTTAGCCCTTGAATAAAAGGTTTAATGTAGCCATACAAAGATATTTCTTTCAAGATCTGAGAGTGTGCCCCCTGGATGCAGAAAACCAGCTCATTGCCTGTGATTAAGCAAATTATGTGTCAATACAATCTATTTTATATTCTATATTTCAGGGAGCAAGCCACTGTAAACTGTTGTCTTTTTCCATTGTGTAATACCCTGCCTGCTGGGATTGAGCATGGAGCTGGAGCAGTATATGGAGGGCTCCTCTGGGAAAGGAGTCAGGGAATGCACTGAGTGAGATCACAACCAAACGAGTTCGCTTTAAAACCTGGCAACCAGGGCAGATAGACAAACTTTTCTGGAAGCTTCAGGATTAGGCTGGGGAGGAAGATGGTTGGAAGAAACTCTGAACACAAAGCTTGTTTAGACATGTAAAAGGAATATTCTTGGTTATGTTTCTGCTTGTGGCTTGGTAATGTCATTCCAGGAAATACATCTGGATGTCACATACcactgaagtaatttaaaagcTAAGACAACTTTCCTGATTGAGAATATAGGTACAGGTCCTCTGCCTCTAGGTTGTACAGTCTGTAGGAAAACCCAAACATCAGagttgtatttaattttgaaatagaaaactAAGACCTGTTCCAAGAGACAGTAAGAAAACTCACATActtttgtttcataaaaaaCAATGACACGACCTTGCTTACTGCAGTTTGCTGTCATTGCAGGTTTCAATCAGGAAACTGTCTGAAATAACCTTTCCTTAGATACTAATGTGATCAGTTACTGAGCGAGAGGCAGCTCACCTACACGATCGCTTTCTAGCAAGGAACAAGTGAACAATGGGTTGAATGCTGCCATCCTCTAGCTGGCTGTACAGAAAACTTGTTAAGCTTATATGTGTTTAAGGTAATATTAGAAAGTACCTGgtgatgtttgcttttttcagtGTGTCTAAATTCCTCGTCCAGACTTTCTAATCATTCTGTATGGTGATAGGTTTAAGCTGCAAGAAGGTTACTTCAGAAACACTTTGTATGTGAGTGGATGATTTTgctgagagggaggaaggaaggaaggaaactaCTTcaaagaccatctagttccaaccctcctgccatgggcacagacactttccactagatcAAGTTCCTCGAAGCTCTATCCAACCTGACTCGGAACGTGTccaattttttaatgtatgacTGGTTTTATTCTGGGAGGTGCCTTTAcaacagagggggaaaaaaagcaacagagagTCACACAAACCACCTTCTTCTCCAAGGATTGCTGTGGGAGGTTTAGGTCATCTGGTGATTCTTTTTATCAGCCAGAAGAAGTAGGTATAAACTTGCCACAAAATGAGTAATGAAAATGGGAAGACTGTATGGAAAATACCAGTGCTCAGTAAGAATCTTAAGTTGAGTCTTGTCTTGTGCAGATgagcaacaaaagaaaaaccctggAAGAAATATCACCCTTTTCTTTGAATTCTTAAAGCAAGGTTTGCAATATTCTGTTTGCAAGCACTATTAATGTATAGCAAGttataaacatttatttttgtttttctgcttcttaatGGTTGAATGGTTTCTTCTCACCAAGAAAATACAACACCATAAGTAGTTGAGTTCCTGGAGAGAGATGCAATTCAAGAGAGATGTCTTTTAGGTATTTTATTGATCTGGGAATAGTCTGTTGGATCAGCGGTAGAGCATTCTTGCCAAAAGTCATCTGACACTGTTCTGTGGGATGCACTGTAAGAAGATACTGAATACAGCTTTCAGTTTgattggagttttttgtttggagttttaTATTACAAGGAACAGAACATCCTGTTTTGGAACGAATCTGTGTTACTACCTCCGTACTGGCTGTCATCTCCTCGCTCCACAGATTCTGGTCTCAACTTGTATCTCCTTTCCGCTTACGTCTCTCCCGTccctgtgtctttttttttttttttttttttttttttttttttttttttttttccccctctggcaGCACGTCAAGAAAACCTGAACTAATTGACCTCGTAAATCTTAGGTTCACTCTGTTACTCAGTTCCAGCATCAACACAGAGGGCTTCAGAAGCAGAAcgaagggtttttttgtgtagtTGTGCCGTTGCTGCATTCGCTGTGGAACTACGTTTAATTGTAAGGAGAAACGGGTGTGTCCTGAGTGCAGCTGGGTCACTGAGGGTATTTTTTTCCGCCTACATAAATGGGAATAATGTAATAATCCATAAATTCAGGTGCAAATAGGGGTAGGGGCGCAGTCCGAGCTCGCCCGCGGGCAGGGCCGTTCCACTCGGGATATCCGCTCCGGGTTTTCCTTCCGCCTCCGCAGCGCGCACCGGGGGCGCGCGGAGCCCTGCGGCACAGCGCCCCCCGGCGGCCGTggcgggcggcgccgccccCGCTGTGGCCgcgccccgccgggccgggccgggccgggccgctccgtgcgctccgctccgcgccggcggggccggcggggccaTGGCCACCCTGCGCCGGGACGGCCGGGTCACCGCCCTGCAGCGCCTGGGCTGCGCCGGCCTGGCGGGCGCGCTGAGCCTCAGCCTGACGGCGCCGCTGGAGCTGCTGACGGTGCTGGCGCAGGTGGGCACCTGGCACTGCCGGCGGGGGCTGCGCAGCGCCGGGCTCAGCCTGTGCCGCACCGAGGGCGTGCGAGCCCTCTGGAAGGGGAACCTCACGGCCTGCCTGCGCCTCTGCCCCTACAGCGCCCTGCAGCTCGCCTCCTCCCGCCGGTAAGCGACCGGCCCGCGCGGGGGATCCGCGGCTTTCGTAACAGCGGAGGGAGCGATGGAGAGTGCCGAGTTCAGTCTGATGCCTCTGCCGCTGGTCAGCTGGATGGCCGCCCCTTCTCCCCAAAGACGCGGACctttgtttataattttttttacctaatTTATTCAGCGCGTAGCGATTGTTAGGGCCTGGTGATATGCCAGCAAATGCTTCTAAAGTCATGAATATTCTTTACATGATGAAGAGTCGATAGTCTGTTAAAATTCTTTTTGCTTGGGTTCATTTAGAAATGAAGTAACATTGCAACCTGCAGGTGTGGCTGTCGCATCTGTTCTTTGCAGCCAGTTTGTTTAATTAATTCATGCACTCTCAAGTATTTATGTTGCCTGTatcaaagaaaataacaaaatcataGATCAGATATTTTACCCTATCACGCAGGAGTTGTTAAGTAAATTTGATCGGTTTTGACATTGATATGTGACATTATTTGTTTTAAGATCTTGGTTTTGATAATATACAGATATTAAACTAAGGTAGGTGCTAGAAGGACTGCAGCAGGATGAACatggagcagtgctggtggaGCTCTGCCAACTGTGCTGTTTCCTAGGATTCCCTTCTGCTGCCAGTATCTCTGAATCTCTCAGCCTTTGCAGGGAGTGTCTGACTGTTTGCACACACCAGAATGTTTTGCCACTGTgggctgggcttttttttttttttttttttttttttatttaatggctGTCAGCTGCTCATGGTAGCACATGACATTTCCACCCAGCTGGGCGATGAGTTGTTCTgttctgggcagcagcacagcctcactGGTGCTGCCAACCCGCTGGGTTTGTCACTCATCTGCCCCAGCAAGTCTCCTGCCCATCACTGCCTCCACCCTTCAGGAGACCACAAATGAAGTGTCCCTAAAACTGGGCAGCTTTTTTGTGCCGTAATAGACGCAGTGGTCAAACAAAGAGTGAGATAATGCAAGTGGGAAGGCacaaacagtaatttaaatgtACTTGAAAGTTCACAGAAAAGGCAGGGTGTTGCACCAATATAAAGCAGTTGATTTTTAGCAAAATAACTTCATTGTTCGGCTTGAAACAGTGTATTCCTTTTGCATGGCTAAAGATTGTGTCTAGTTTGTACAGGGTGTTCTGAATTACAGGTGGAAGTAGGCTACCAGGAAATTAAATACAAGGTGCCTATGCTTAATCCTTGAGCCCCTATTTGGAGgtttttgaaagtattttctaCTGGGAAAATGGTGTGCATAAAGGCAAGAAACAcgaaaagagaaatattataGGTTGGGTAAGCAgtcccaggaggagcaggactgAGCACAGTCAGCACCCCTCAGCAATTATTCTGCACAGGCTTTTGTCTTtctaacattttaaatgttatcAGGTACTGCCCAGAGATGCCCCACCACCTTTCCCATGCATTTATGCACACAGAGCAAAATTAGGCTGAGTGGGTTCAGGGACTGCATAAGACATACAGGAAGAAAGGCTTATACCCTTTTGCTTCTGTTGGCTGAGCATTCTGCCCTGGGCACTCCCAGGACTTGAGACAAGTAGATGCAGGGATTTGTCATGCAGTGGAAAATGCACATTCATGTGAGAAAACATAAACTGAGCGAGCAGTGACttgtaaatatttgcaaattgTTTTGTTCTGCACATGGTTACACCATGCAGGTTAAATGCAGATGTCCTGTTTAGATGTTTCAGTTAGtgcttccaaaataaaataatatatttctttacCTCCACCTAAAACCCTCAAATGTTTTTACTTGCTTCTTGCTGCCTCCAGGACATTACTCCTGAGTTTTTCCTGTCATAGAAAAGTCCTTCAGTGCACCACAAATGCATGATTTGTGTGTAGCTTTTAAAACTGTACTAcaatttcaaattttcaaattGAGACTTAAACTCCTGAGCATTATGCTTGGACATAAGTCTTCTCCAAAGGCGTGTCCCTGTCAACCTTCCTGTCCCAACATAAGTAACAGATGAAGGTTCAGTTGCTTTCAGAAGGCCTGTGATGTAATTATCAACATTTCCTCTTACATGATAATCTTAACTGGTGGCAGGTTGGACCAATGTCTTAAACTGATGATAGGATAATTTCTTGCAGATGTATTTTAAGTTATGGTAATTTTCATCCTGTAtgtggaaatataaaataaagattttcatCCAGTAGATGGATGCTTATGTGGTGTTATATATAATAAGATCTTGGATGAATCACATGTTAAAATTTCAATTCCTGCTGCTAAAGTGGCTCGTGGACAGAAGAACATTTGCACCAAGAATCATCCACCCtaatttttcatgcattttcttCGTAGTGTCATTAATAGTACTTCTTTTTTGTGTTTACTTTAGACTTGTTACCCTTTTCATGGATGAGCTGGGCCATATCTCCCACTGGAGAGCCATCATGGCAGGAAGTCTGGCTGGCATGGTTGCCACCATCGTGACGTACCCCACCGATGTGATTAAAACACGGCTCATCGTGCAGAACCGGCTGGAACCATCTTACGAAGGAATTTTTCACGCTTTTTACAAGATTCATCATCAGGAAGGGCTCCGTGCACTCTATCGTGGTGTTTCACCTGCCATATTAGGTAAGACATACTGGGGTGAAATCACCTCACTGCCTGG
The genomic region above belongs to Sylvia atricapilla isolate bSylAtr1 chromosome Z, bSylAtr1.pri, whole genome shotgun sequence and contains:
- the SLC25A43 gene encoding solute carrier family 25 member 43 isoform X2, which encodes MATLRRDGRVTALQRLGCAGLAGALSLSLTAPLELLTVLAQVGTWHCRRGLRSAGLSLCRTEGVRALWKGNLTACLRLCPYSALQLASSRRLVTLFMDELGHISHWRAIMAGSLAGMVATIVTYPTDVIKTRLIVQNRLEPSYEGIFHAFYKIHHQEGLRALYRGVSPAILGAVPFSAGSFFVYISLDKIWQEPIVRFTPLQNFINGCVAAGVAQTLSFPFETVKRKMQAQSPWLPHYGGVDVHFTGMADCFRQTVKNKGVLGLWSGLTPSLLKLTPGVDQSLHPQELRELKLLRRENFEPRKSALEN
- the SLC25A43 gene encoding solute carrier family 25 member 43 isoform X1 — protein: MATLRRDGRVTALQRLGCAGLAGALSLSLTAPLELLTVLAQVGTWHCRRGLRSAGLSLCRTEGVRALWKGNLTACLRLCPYSALQLASSRRLVTLFMDELGHISHWRAIMAGSLAGMVATIVTYPTDVIKTRLIVQNRLEPSYEGIFHAFYKIHHQEGLRALYRGVSPAILGAVPFSAGSFFVYISLDKIWQEPIVRFTPLQNFINGCVAAGVAQTLSFPFETVKRKMQAQSPWLPHYGGVDVHFTGMADCFRQTVKNKGVLGLWSGLTPSLLKIVPYFGVMFSTFEFCKRVCLYRNGYIESPLNYKLTPGVDQSLHPQELRELKLLRRENFEPRKSALEN